In Jaculus jaculus isolate mJacJac1 chromosome 11, mJacJac1.mat.Y.cur, whole genome shotgun sequence, the following proteins share a genomic window:
- the Nde1 gene encoding nuclear distribution protein nudE homolog 1 isoform X1, which yields MEDLGKTFSSEEEEANYWKDLAMTYKQRAENSQEELREFQEGSREYEAELETQLQQIETRNRDLLSENNRLRMELETVKEKFETQHSEGYRQISALEDDLAQTKAIKDQLQKYIRELEQANDDLERAKRATIMSLEDFEQRLNQAIERNAFLESELDEKENLLESVQRLKDEARDLRQELAVQQKQEKPRTPAPGSGAAERTDTAVQATGSVPSTPVAHRGPGSGLNTPAAFRHGLDSSNSGTPLTPAARISALNIVGDLLRKVGALESKLASCRNFVYDQSPSRTSGPASGRGNKSRDSSDRRPSGTSVPLGDKGLGKRLEFGKPPSQPCSPVLRPAQGVKLLL from the exons ATGGAGGACTTGGGAAAGACTTTCAGCTCTGAGGAAGAAGAAGCAAACTATTGGAAAGATCTGGCCATGACCTACAAGCAGAG GGCAGAGAATTCGCAGGAGGAGCTCCGAGAGTTCCAGGAGGGAAGCCGAGAATATGAAGCTGAGCTGGAGACTCAGCTGCAACAGATCGAGACCAGGAACCGAGACCTCCTATCGGAGAACAACCGCCTCCGCATGGAGCTAGAGACCGTCAAG GAGAAGTTTGAGACGCAGCATTCCGAAGGCTACCGGCAGATCTCAGCGTTGGAGGACGACCTGGCCCAGACCAAAGCCATTAAGGATCAGCTGCAGAAGTACATCAGGGAGCTGGAGCAAGCCAACGACGACCTGGAGAGAGCCAAACG agCCACAATCATGTCCCTGGAGGACTTTGAGCAACGCTTGAATCAAGCCATTGAAAGAAATGCCTTTCTGGAGAGTGAACTGGATGAGAAGGAGAATCTTCTAGAATCCGTCCAGAGGCTGAAGGATGAAGCTAGAG ATCTGCGGCAGGAGCTGGCTGTACAGCAGAAGCAAGAGAAGCCCAGGACACCCGCGCCTGGTTCGGGGGCAGCCGAAAGGACAGACACAGCCGTCCAGGCCACGGGCTCCGTGCCGTCCACTCCCGTAGCTCACCGAGGCCCCGGCTCTGGGTTAAACACGCCCGCAGCATTTAGGCACG GTCTGGACAGCTCTAATAGTGGGACTCCACTCACACCGGCAGCCCGGATATCCGCCCTCAACATAGTGGGAGACCTGCTGCGGAAAGTGGGG GCCCTGGAGTCCAAACTGGCATCCTGTCGGAACTTCGTGTATGATCAGTCCCCAAGCCGGACAAGTGGCCCAGCCTCAGGGCGAGGGAACAAGAGCAGAGACAGCAGTGACAGACGACCTAGTGGCACCAGTGTACCTTTGGGTGACAAAGG GTTGGGAAAACGCCTGGAGTTCGGGAAGCCGCCCTCACAGCCCTGTTCGCCCGTGCTGCGGCCTGCCCAGGGTGTCAAGCTCTTGCTCTAG
- the Nde1 gene encoding nuclear distribution protein nudE homolog 1 isoform X2, with protein MEDLGKTFSSEEEEANYWKDLAMTYKQRAENSQEELREFQEGSREYEAELETQLQQIETRNRDLLSENNRLRMELETVKEKFETQHSEGYRQISALEDDLAQTKAIKDQLQKYIRELEQANDDLERAKRATIMSLEDFEQRLNQAIERNAFLESELDEKENLLESVQRLKDEARDLRQELAVQQKQEKPRTPAPGSGAAERTDTAVQATGSVPSTPVAHRGPGSGLNTPAAFRHGLDSSNSGTPLTPAARISALNIVGDLLRKVGALESKLASCRNFVYDQSPSRTSGPASGRGNKSRDSSDRRPSGTSVPLGDKGREN; from the exons ATGGAGGACTTGGGAAAGACTTTCAGCTCTGAGGAAGAAGAAGCAAACTATTGGAAAGATCTGGCCATGACCTACAAGCAGAG GGCAGAGAATTCGCAGGAGGAGCTCCGAGAGTTCCAGGAGGGAAGCCGAGAATATGAAGCTGAGCTGGAGACTCAGCTGCAACAGATCGAGACCAGGAACCGAGACCTCCTATCGGAGAACAACCGCCTCCGCATGGAGCTAGAGACCGTCAAG GAGAAGTTTGAGACGCAGCATTCCGAAGGCTACCGGCAGATCTCAGCGTTGGAGGACGACCTGGCCCAGACCAAAGCCATTAAGGATCAGCTGCAGAAGTACATCAGGGAGCTGGAGCAAGCCAACGACGACCTGGAGAGAGCCAAACG agCCACAATCATGTCCCTGGAGGACTTTGAGCAACGCTTGAATCAAGCCATTGAAAGAAATGCCTTTCTGGAGAGTGAACTGGATGAGAAGGAGAATCTTCTAGAATCCGTCCAGAGGCTGAAGGATGAAGCTAGAG ATCTGCGGCAGGAGCTGGCTGTACAGCAGAAGCAAGAGAAGCCCAGGACACCCGCGCCTGGTTCGGGGGCAGCCGAAAGGACAGACACAGCCGTCCAGGCCACGGGCTCCGTGCCGTCCACTCCCGTAGCTCACCGAGGCCCCGGCTCTGGGTTAAACACGCCCGCAGCATTTAGGCACG GTCTGGACAGCTCTAATAGTGGGACTCCACTCACACCGGCAGCCCGGATATCCGCCCTCAACATAGTGGGAGACCTGCTGCGGAAAGTGGGG GCCCTGGAGTCCAAACTGGCATCCTGTCGGAACTTCGTGTATGATCAGTCCCCAAGCCGGACAAGTGGCCCAGCCTCAGGGCGAGGGAACAAGAGCAGAGACAGCAGTGACAGACGACCTAGTGGCACCAGTGTACCTTTGGGTGACAAAGG GAGAGAAAACTGA